The DNA sequence CGTTACCCAAGTACTCCTGTGGTACTAAGATATCTGCTTTACAAATTGGTTCCCTAATTTCATCGATATCACCTACAGCTGGTAACTCAGACGGGCTATCGATACTCAATAGTTCACCTTTTTTGGTCAATACTTCGTAGTTTACCGTCGGTGCTGTAGTGATTAGGTCTAAGTCGTATTCACGCTCTAAACGCTCTTGGATGATTTCCATGTGTAGCATACCCAAGAAGCCACAACGGAAACCCAAGCCCAGTGCAGTAGAGCTCTCTGGCTCGTAGAACAATGACGCATCGTTCAGGCTTAACTTGCCTAGTGCATCTCGGAATGCTTCGTAGTCGTCAGAGCTAACAGGGAATACACCCGCGTATACTTGCGGTTTAATCTTTTGAAAACCCGGTAACGGTGCGGTTGCTGCATTTACCGTTGTTGTTAGGGTATCACCAACTGGTGCACCTAAAATGTCTTTGATACCTGAGATAACAAAACCAACTTCACCTGTTCTTAGGATACCTGTATCAGTTTGTTTTGGCGTAAAGATACCAATCTTGTCAATGATGTGAGATTCACCCGTCGACATTACTTTGATTTTATCGCCCTTTTTCAGCTGGCCGTGTTTGATACGTACCAATGATACAACCCCTTGATATGGGTCAAACCAAGAGTCGATGATCAACGCTTGTACTGGCGCATCAGGATCACCTTCTGGTGCAGGTACGTTTTTGACGATGTCTTCAAGTACGTCTTCGATACCGATACCTGTCTTAGCCGAACACTGCACGGCGTCAACGGCATCGATGCCTACGATGTCTTCAATTTCTTCGGCCACGCGCTCAGGATCAGCTTGTGGTAAGTCAATTTTGTTAAGGATTGGACGAACTTCTAAGTCCATCTCAATCGCCGTGTAA is a window from the Psychrosphaera ytuae genome containing:
- the lepA gene encoding translation elongation factor 4, which encodes MKNIRNFSIIAHIDHGKSTLSDRLIQHCEGLTDREMKAQVLDSMDIERERGITIKAQSVTLNYKAKDGETYQLNFIDTPGHVDFTYEVSRSLAACEGALLVVDAGQGVEAQTVANCYTAIEMDLEVRPILNKIDLPQADPERVAEEIEDIVGIDAVDAVQCSAKTGIGIEDVLEDIVKNVPAPEGDPDAPVQALIIDSWFDPYQGVVSLVRIKHGQLKKGDKIKVMSTGESHIIDKIGIFTPKQTDTGILRTGEVGFVISGIKDILGAPVGDTLTTTVNAATAPLPGFQKIKPQVYAGVFPVSSDDYEAFRDALGKLSLNDASLFYEPESSTALGLGFRCGFLGMLHMEIIQERLEREYDLDLITTAPTVNYEVLTKKGELLSIDSPSELPAVGDIDEIREPICKADILVPQEYLGNVITLCVEKRGVQTAMSYHGKQVAVSYDLPMAEVVMDFFDRLKSTSRGFASLDYNFTRFEAADMVRVDILLNGERVDALAMICHRDFAQGRGRELAEKLKELIPRQMFDIAIQAVIGVHVIARTTVKQLRKNVIAKCYGGDVSRKKKLLQKQKEGKKRMKQVGNVELPQDAFLAILKVGK